One Methylosinus sp. LW4 genomic region harbors:
- a CDS encoding aromatic ring-hydroxylating oxygenase subunit alpha — MFEGFANVWTIVGLARELKANALLPLTVAGEKIVSFRGADGAPAALIDQCPHRGVALSLGCVEQGDIRCPFHGWRFGADGSLRHIPWNPEAKRDSIRATRLPMREIDGVLWLRTAPGEAADAPPPIVSLTRGLRLCAQSFVWRAHWTRVMENMLDSSHVAFVHRRTFGGAMARALDQDPQARMDVSFEPHDHGGKITASVVGRQRPTTLDYVFPNLMELSLDFRGRVFRIFAVCIPIGERETRLLLLTARSFLRASLFDALFLWSNRRIAEEDRAIVESSTPPFSPLGGEEASVPTDAATLAFRRLYRQRLAGSSARICPGRVAKNAPR; from the coding sequence GTGTTCGAGGGTTTCGCCAATGTCTGGACCATCGTCGGCCTCGCGCGCGAGCTGAAGGCAAACGCGCTTCTGCCGCTCACCGTGGCTGGCGAAAAAATCGTGTCGTTCCGCGGCGCCGATGGCGCGCCGGCGGCGCTGATCGACCAATGTCCGCATCGCGGCGTCGCCCTTTCGCTCGGCTGTGTCGAGCAGGGCGACATTCGCTGCCCCTTCCATGGCTGGCGTTTCGGCGCGGATGGAAGCCTTCGCCACATTCCCTGGAACCCGGAGGCGAAGCGCGACTCTATTCGCGCGACGCGGCTCCCTATGCGGGAAATCGACGGCGTCCTCTGGCTGCGCACGGCGCCGGGGGAGGCGGCCGACGCGCCGCCGCCGATCGTCTCGCTGACCCGCGGCCTGCGGCTCTGCGCGCAAAGCTTCGTCTGGCGCGCGCATTGGACGCGCGTGATGGAAAATATGCTCGATTCGTCCCATGTCGCCTTCGTTCATCGGCGCACATTCGGCGGGGCCATGGCGCGCGCGCTCGACCAAGACCCGCAGGCCCGGATGGATGTGAGCTTCGAGCCGCATGACCATGGCGGCAAGATCACCGCCTCGGTCGTTGGACGCCAACGTCCAACGACGCTGGATTATGTCTTTCCCAATCTCATGGAGCTGTCGCTCGACTTTCGCGGCCGCGTCTTTCGTATTTTCGCCGTGTGCATCCCCATTGGCGAGCGGGAGACGCGTCTTCTCCTGCTCACCGCCCGCAGCTTCTTGCGCGCCTCTCTCTTCGATGCGCTGTTCCTCTGGTCCAACCGCCGAATCGCGGAAGAAGATCGCGCGATCGTCGAATCTTCGACGCCGCCATTCTCGCCGCTCGGCGGGGAGGAGGCTTCCGTGCCGACGGATGCGGCCACTCTGGCCTTTCGTCGGCTCTATCGTCAGCGCCTCGCCGGCTCCAGCGCCCGAATCTGTCCGGGACGCGTTGCAAAGAACGCGCCCCGATGA